The Limibacillus halophilus genome includes the window AAACACAAGCATGATATCTTGCTAAATACTTATATGGTGGTTATTTTTATTTTTTCAATGAGCGTTATTTATTAATGAGCAGATTGTTAATGTAAATAAATAGTTTGTATTTAGTCTGTTTTTATTAATAGCGCGTCGACGTTCGCCGTCCGGAATCGTGAAATGACTTGCAGTATTTAGCTGGAGATAGGGTAACGCGGCATGCCGCCGCAGGCATTTTCTCAATCCCACACAACCCGGAAAGTTCAACAGGAGCCGGACTTTCTCGACGCTGCCCCCATTGCCAGACGATCACGCTTCTACGGCCAATTCAGTGATGTCATAAGTCCAAACACGGAATGATTTCATGACATGCGGGCCGAACGAGTTGATCAGGGGGATGTCGGCAGCATCGCGCCCACGCGCCACGACGATCCTGCCGATGCGCGGCACATTGTTGCGAGGGTCGAAGACCATCCAGCGTCCGTCTAGAAACACTTCAATCCACGCACTGAAGTCCGCCGGGTCAACTATGGGAACGCCGATATCGCCGAGGTATCCATTCACATATCGCGCAGGAATGTTCATGCATCTACAGAGCGCGATCGCCAGGTGTGCATAATCTCGGCATACACCAACCCGCTCTTGATAAGCGTCGAGGGCGGTTCTTGTAGCGCGCGCGTTTTGGTATCCAAACGCGATATGCTGATGCACGAAATCACAAATCGCCTGAACACGAGCCCACCCCGGGCTGACGTTTTGAAACAAATCCCAAGCGATTTGGCTAAGTCTATCGGTTTCGCAATAGCGACTGCCCATCAAATAGAGCAGGCATCCGTCAGGCAGATCTGCAACCGGTATTTCCTTCGCCTCTGACCGGATCGGGTCACAGATACCGTCATCTTCTATCGTGCCATCGCTCCAGATCGAAAAATCGCCTGCCGGCGCCAGGAATCGGCGACAAATATTTCCAAACAGATCTCGGTAAGTGCGAGTCTGAACGTGCGGATTGGTGACGACCACTTCAGGTGACCGAATGTCCTTGGCGCGATCATCATGCACAGCCATCAGGCAGACCATCGGGGTGGCCTGCTGGCAATTAACCGTGATGTCGTATCCGTACCGGATGAGCATAGTGTATTCCGCACCGCAATTTCATGCGTCGCGCCTTTCTTGTGTACCCCAAATGCATCACCGCTTCGCTAGCGAAAAACACGAACTGGAAGGACAAGCCCGCCTTTGCTACCGCGGCAGTTTCAAAGCAGTTTTCTTTACAGTCTGATCAGACGCCCAACATTAGTCCAACAAAAAATCCCGGAATTATTTTAAAAAATCATATTATTTATATTTGTATCGTCATCACTTTTTTCTATTACATTATTTCTACAAATAATTTAATCACAAATATTATGATAAAACTGGTTGTTTTTTACATTTTTACTACCATATCAAGACCTCAATGCTTTTCAATTATTGTACATCATAAGGAATAGAAAAATGGACATGCCTGAATGGCTTAAGCCAGGTTTAGTAGGCGCCGCCGCGGGCGCCACTGCGCTCGCCATCGTTGGATTTTCCTGGGGCGGTTGGTTGACTGAAGGTTCCGCCAACAAAATGGCCTCGGACATGGCACAAGCAGAAGTCGTCACCGCCTTGGTGCCGGTTTGCGTTCAACTGTCCAAGATGGACCCCCTCGCGAGCCAAACTTTCTTGAAGCTCAAGGAAGCCAGTAGCTATCAGCGTCGGGGCATCTTGATGGAGGCAGGTTGGGCCACCATGCCGGGCTCGAGTGAAGCCAACCGATACGTTGCGACGGCTTGTCTGGAAAAGCTTTCCGACGAGTTCTGAGTTTGTATCAGCGGCGTTCAACCTGACCCTGCAGCGGCATAAAGCGCTTTCAAACTAAGCGGGGAGCTATCTTAGGTGTGAGCGGTAAGAGACACTAGAGCGGCCCGGAGCCTTGCCGGTTGATCCCAGCTTGAGGACCGGGCCGCATTTCCCTAACCAAGCAAGAAATCCCGGGGCAAGACCTCCAGGCCGCAATAAGCCCGCCAGATGATCAGTTTGGTGGGCTTTGTTTGTTGCCGGCCCTGAATCGACTCTCGACCTAACGCCAGTCCTTGAGCGGCCAGGAACCGGGCCGGTTCCTGGCCTAGCGGACCGCAGCACAATTGGCGCTACGTTGCTTGCATACACCCCCAAAAATAAGTTTTTTGGTTTTTGATATACGTCAAAGCGCCCTTCCAATAACCGACGCAATCTGCACAGCGAGCCACAAAGGCTCATCCCGCTTATGTGGCTCGGCAGGAGGCTGCGCAGTGTCAGACGTTCACACAAAAAGATCTACTGGACCGGAGGTCACCGCGCTCGGCATGAGCACCTTTGCCTTTGCGGTCTGCTTTGCAGTTTGGACGCTCTTTTCCATCATCGGCGTGCGTATCAAACAAGACCTCGGACTTTCCGAGACAGAGTTTGGGCTGCTGGTTGCCACCCCGATACTCACAGGGTCCTTGAGCCGCATTTTCCTTGGCATCTGGACGGACCAGTATGGCGGGCGGCTTGTCTTTGTCTTGGTCATGGTCTGTTCGGCCGCCGCCGCCTGGCTGCTGTCATCGGTCGAAACCTATCCAATGTTCCTGCTGGCGGCGTTGGGTGTGGGATTGGCTGGCGGGGCCTTCGCCGTAGGCGTTGCCTACGTCACCAAATGGTACCCTCAAGAAAAGCAAGGGACCGCGCTGGGTATATTCGGTGTCGGCAACGTGGGCGCGGCGATCACCAATTTCGGCGCGCCATTTCTGTTGGTGGCTTTCGGCTGGGAGACGACGGCGCAGGTCTATTCCGTAGCGCTCTTGGTTGCCGCCGCGCTTTTCTACTTCTTCACCAAGGAGGACCCCGTCACGGCGGCGCGGCGCGCCAGGCATGAGCGGCCACAGAGCACCCTCCTGGCGCTGGAGCCTTTGAAAAACCTGCAGGTCTGGCGCTTCGCGCTTTATTACTTCTTCGTTTTCGGGGCTTTTGTAGCGCTGGCGTTATGGCTTCCGCGTTATTTGGTCGGTGTTTATGACCTGGATATCAAGACGGCGGGTATCCTGGCAGCCTTCTACTCGGTGCCGGCCAGCCTTTTTCGCGCTTACGGCGGGCACCTTTCCGACAGGTACGGCGCGCGCAAGGTCATGTACTGGACCTTTGGCATATCGATTCTCTGCACCTTCATGCTGTCCTATCCGAAGACGGACTACACCATCCACGGCATCGAAGGGCCGATCAGCTTTTCCACCGAGATGGGACTGATCCCCTTCGTCATCACGATTTTCGTCCTCGGTTTCTTTATGTCCCTGGGCAAGGCCGCCGTCTACAAGCACATTCCGGTCTACTATCCCAAACACGTCGGTTCGGTGGGGGGACTCGTCGGCATGATCGGCGGTCTTGGCGGCTTCGTGCTGCCCATAACCTTCGGCGTGGTCAATGACCTCACGGGCATCTGGACGAGCTGTTTCATGCTGCTCTTCGCGGTCGCCGCAGTGTCCTTGCTGTGGATGCACTTCGCAGTTCGCCGGATGGAACGGGCAGCCCTTGAGCAAGAGCTTGGTTCGCTCCCAGAGCTTCCCGAAATGCAACCCATACACAAACCGGAGCACGCTAAAGGACCAAGCGCACTCATCGAGGACTGGCGGCCTGACGACGCGGCATTCTGGGAAAGCACCGGACGGCGCATCGCTCAACGGAATCTATGGATTTCCATACCCTGCCTCCTGCTGTCGTTTGCGATCTGGATGGTCTGGAGCGTCGTCGTCGCGAAACTGCCCGCCGTCGGTTTCACCTACACCACGGACCAGCTGTTCTGGCTGGCGGCACTACCGGGTGTTTCCGGCGCCACGCTGCGGATTTTCTACTCCTTCATGGTGCCGATTTTTGGCGGCAGGCTCTGGACCACACTCACCACCGCCTCGCTCCTGATCCCGGCATTCGGTATCGGCTACGCCGTGCGCAACCCGGATACGCCCTATCTGATTTTCCTGATTCTGGCTCTGCTTTGCGGCTTCGGCGGCGGAAACTTCGCCTCCTCCATGGCGAACATCAGTTTCTTCTTCCCGAAAAGCCAGAAAGGCAACGCGCTGGCTTTGAACGCCGGGCTCGGGAACGCCGGTGTCAGTGTCATGCAGTTTCTCGTGCCCATCGTCATCACGGCCGGCGTGTTCGGCGTTATCGGCGGCGAGCCGCAGATGACCAGCGATGCCGAAAGGCTTTGGCTGCAAAACGCCGGCTTCATCTGGGTGCCTTTCCTGATCGTCGCCACCGTCGCTGCGTGGTTGGGCATGAACGATATCGCCTCGGCCATGGCGTCCTTCAAAGAGCAATCCGTGATCTTTTCGCGCAGGCATAACTGGATCATGTGCTGGCTCTACACTGGAACCTTCGGTTCATTCATCGGTTATTCAGCGGGATTTCCCTTGCTGGCCAGGACGCAGTTTCCGGAAGTTGATTCCCTGCAGTACGTGTTCCTCGGCCCCCTGATCGGCGCTCTTTCACGGGCCGCAACCGGCTGGATCGCGGACCGTTTCGGCGGTGCGCGGGTCACGCTTTGGGTTTTCCTGCTGATGATCGCCGCGGTAGCAGGCGTGCTCTACTTCTTGGGCATCAAGGATCAACCAGGCGCGTTCTGGGGGTTCTTCGCGATGTTCATGGTGCTCTTCCTGGCAACCGGCATCGGCAATGCTTCCACCTTCCAGATGATCCCTGTCATCATGAGGAGCGAGATGGGCCGCCTGATGCCAAGCCTGTCGACCCAGGAGCGCATCCGGCAGGCGGAGAAGGAGTCTGCCGCGATCATAGGCTTCACCTCGGCTATCGCCGCCTACGGCGCATTCTTCATCCCCAAGGCTTACGGCAGCTCAATCGCCCTTACGGGCGGACCATCCCTCGCGCTTTGGGGTTTCATGGCCTTTTACGTCACTTGCGTGGTCATCACCTGGTTCGTTTACACGCGCCGTGGCGGGCTGCTGCACGACATCGAGCGAAACGGGGCCACCGCCGATACTTCCCCTTCCCCGACTACACGATAGGAATTTCACGATGAGCCATCTGCTGGACAGACTGCAGTTCTTCAAAGCCAACGGCAACGAAGCCTTCTCGAACGGACACGGCACCAGGACCTCGGAAGACCGTGGGTGGGAAGACAGCTACCGCAAGCGCTGGCAGCACGACAAGATCGTGCGGTCGACCCACGGTGTTAACTGCACCGGTTCCTGCTCGTGGAAGATTTACGTCAAGGGCGGGATCGTCACCTGGGAAACCCAGCAAACCGACTATCCCCGTACAAGACCGGACCTGCCCAATCACGAGCCGCGCGGATGCTCGCGCGGCGCCAGCTACAGTTGGTATCTTTACTCCGGTAACAGGGTGAAGTACCCGCTGATTCGCTCGCGCCTCCTCAAGGCCTGGCGCGCCGCCAGGAACACCATGGCGCCGGTGGCGGCCTGGGCGTCGTTGGTCGAAGACCCTATCACCCGCGAATCCTATGTGAAGCAGCGCGGTCTTGGCGGCTTCGTCCGCGCGGGCTGGCCGGAAGTCAACGAGATTATCGCCGCTTCGAACGCCTACACCGTGAACACCTACGGGCCCGACCGCGTGATAGGTTTTTCTCCGATACCCGCGATGTCGATGGTTTCCTACGCCGCCGGTTCCCGGTATCTGTCCCTGCTAGGCGGCGTGTGCATGTCTTTTTACGACTGGTACTGCGATCTACCGCCCGCATCGCCGCAAACTTGGGGCGAACAGACCGACGTCCCGGAATCGGCAGATTGGTACAATTCCGGGTTCCTCATCCTTTGGGGCTCCAACGTACCCCAGACACGTACACCCGACGCGCACTTCTACACCGAAGCGCGCTACAAGGGCGCAAAGTCGGTCGTTGTCTCTCCCGATTACAGCGAGGCCGCGAAGTTCTCGGACCTATGGCTCCATCCAACGGCAGGGACCGATGCCGCCTTGGCCATGGCTATGGGACACGTCATCCTGCGTGAATTCCATCTCGACCGACAAGCCGAGTATTTCGAGAACTACTGCCGTCAGTACACCGACATGCCGATGCTCGTTCGGCTCGTCGAAAAGAACGGCGCTTACGTTCCTGAACGCTTTCTGCGCGCTTCGGATTTCCCGGACAACCTGGGCGAGGTGGAGAACCAGGAGTGGAAGACCGTCGCCTTCGATAAGGTATCCGGTGAAATCGTGGTGCCGCGCGGTGCCGTCGGCCATCGCTGGAGCGGTGAGGGCAAGTGGAATCTGGAGCAAAAAGACGGCCAGGATCGTGATGTAGAATTGGAAACGACCTTCATCCTGGACGATAGCCGCGACACAATCGCCACGGTCGCGTTCCCCTATTTCGGGGGCCGGGACCACGATCACTTCGAAGGCAGCGACCATCCGGAAGTCCTGCACAGAAACGTGCCTGTAAAGAAGGTAGAAACCAAGGACGGGCGCGTGCTTGCGGCAACCGTTTTCGATCTCTTCGTCGCCAACTACGGACTGGATCGTGGCCTGGGTGGTGAAAACACAGCGACGAACTATGCCCAGAACGAGCCTTATACGCCGGCCTGGGCGGAACGAATCACGGGCGTTCCGGCGGATCAAATCATAACGGTGGCGAGAGAGTTCGCGACCAACGCCGAAAAGACCCGAGGCAAGTCCATGATCATCCTGGGTGCCGGTTTGAACCACTGGTACCACATGGACATGAACTACCGCGGCATCATCAACATGCTCGTGATGTGTGGTTGCGTGGGGCAATCCGGCGGCGGCTGGTCACACTATGTCGGACAGGAAAAACTGCGTCCGCAAACGGGTTGGCTGCCACTGGCCTTCGCTCTCGATTGGAACCGCCCGCCACGACAGATGAACTCGACATCCTTTTTCTATGCACATAGCGACCAGTGGCGTTACGAGACCCTGGGCGTGAAGGAGATTCTCTCACCACTTGCGCCGGAAGGGCCATGGGACGGCGCGCTGATCGACTACAACATCCGAGCCGAGCGCATGGGCTGGCTGCCCTCCGCGCCACAACTCCGCACGAATCCGCTGGACATCGGCCGATCGGCCAAGAGCAGCGGTGTGCCGGCAAAAGAACTGGTTGTCCAGGGCCTCAAGGACGGCACCCTCAAGATGTCCTGCGAGGACCCGGATCATCCGGCGAATTGGCCGCGCAATCTATTCGTTTGGCGATCAAACCTTTTGGGATCCTCCGGAAAGGGGCACGAGTATTTCCTGAAACACCTTATCGGCACCACCCACGGGGTCCAGGGCAAGGATCTTGGCGAGAGCGGTGTTGAAAAGCCTCAAGAAGCGGTGTGGCACGAGGAAGCGCCCGAAGGAAAGCTCGACCTTCTGGTCACATTGGATTTCCGCATGTCCACGACCTGCATGTACTCCGACATCGTGCTGCCGACGGCCACCTGGTACGAAAAGAACGATCTCAACACCTCTGACATGCATCCCTTCATTCACCCCCTCACGGCCGCGGCCGACCCCGCCTGGGAAGCCCGCAGCGACTGGGAAATCTATAAAGGCATCGCCAAGGCCTTCTCCGAGGTTGCGCCGGAGGTCCTGGGTGTCGAAGACGA containing:
- a CDS encoding nitrate/nitrite transporter; protein product: MSTFAFAVCFAVWTLFSIIGVRIKQDLGLSETEFGLLVATPILTGSLSRIFLGIWTDQYGGRLVFVLVMVCSAAAAWLLSSVETYPMFLLAALGVGLAGGAFAVGVAYVTKWYPQEKQGTALGIFGVGNVGAAITNFGAPFLLVAFGWETTAQVYSVALLVAAALFYFFTKEDPVTAARRARHERPQSTLLALEPLKNLQVWRFALYYFFVFGAFVALALWLPRYLVGVYDLDIKTAGILAAFYSVPASLFRAYGGHLSDRYGARKVMYWTFGISILCTFMLSYPKTDYTIHGIEGPISFSTEMGLIPFVITIFVLGFFMSLGKAAVYKHIPVYYPKHVGSVGGLVGMIGGLGGFVLPITFGVVNDLTGIWTSCFMLLFAVAAVSLLWMHFAVRRMERAALEQELGSLPELPEMQPIHKPEHAKGPSALIEDWRPDDAAFWESTGRRIAQRNLWISIPCLLLSFAIWMVWSVVVAKLPAVGFTYTTDQLFWLAALPGVSGATLRIFYSFMVPIFGGRLWTTLTTASLLIPAFGIGYAVRNPDTPYLIFLILALLCGFGGGNFASSMANISFFFPKSQKGNALALNAGLGNAGVSVMQFLVPIVITAGVFGVIGGEPQMTSDAERLWLQNAGFIWVPFLIVATVAAWLGMNDIASAMASFKEQSVIFSRRHNWIMCWLYTGTFGSFIGYSAGFPLLARTQFPEVDSLQYVFLGPLIGALSRAATGWIADRFGGARVTLWVFLLMIAAVAGVLYFLGIKDQPGAFWGFFAMFMVLFLATGIGNASTFQMIPVIMRSEMGRLMPSLSTQERIRQAEKESAAIIGFTSAIAAYGAFFIPKAYGSSIALTGGPSLALWGFMAFYVTCVVITWFVYTRRGGLLHDIERNGATADTSPSPTTR
- a CDS encoding nitrate reductase subunit alpha, producing the protein MSHLLDRLQFFKANGNEAFSNGHGTRTSEDRGWEDSYRKRWQHDKIVRSTHGVNCTGSCSWKIYVKGGIVTWETQQTDYPRTRPDLPNHEPRGCSRGASYSWYLYSGNRVKYPLIRSRLLKAWRAARNTMAPVAAWASLVEDPITRESYVKQRGLGGFVRAGWPEVNEIIAASNAYTVNTYGPDRVIGFSPIPAMSMVSYAAGSRYLSLLGGVCMSFYDWYCDLPPASPQTWGEQTDVPESADWYNSGFLILWGSNVPQTRTPDAHFYTEARYKGAKSVVVSPDYSEAAKFSDLWLHPTAGTDAALAMAMGHVILREFHLDRQAEYFENYCRQYTDMPMLVRLVEKNGAYVPERFLRASDFPDNLGEVENQEWKTVAFDKVSGEIVVPRGAVGHRWSGEGKWNLEQKDGQDRDVELETTFILDDSRDTIATVAFPYFGGRDHDHFEGSDHPEVLHRNVPVKKVETKDGRVLAATVFDLFVANYGLDRGLGGENTATNYAQNEPYTPAWAERITGVPADQIITVAREFATNAEKTRGKSMIILGAGLNHWYHMDMNYRGIINMLVMCGCVGQSGGGWSHYVGQEKLRPQTGWLPLAFALDWNRPPRQMNSTSFFYAHSDQWRYETLGVKEILSPLAPEGPWDGALIDYNIRAERMGWLPSAPQLRTNPLDIGRSAKSSGVPAKELVVQGLKDGTLKMSCEDPDHPANWPRNLFVWRSNLLGSSGKGHEYFLKHLIGTTHGVQGKDLGESGVEKPQEAVWHEEAPEGKLDLLVTLDFRMSTTCMYSDIVLPTATWYEKNDLNTSDMHPFIHPLTAAADPAWEARSDWEIYKGIAKAFSEVAPEVLGVEDDVVLVPIQHDTPAEMAQPFDVQDWASGETDPIPGKTMPQIATVTRDYPNLYKQFTAVGPLMEKIGNGGKGIAWDTKHEIGNLRSLNGTVTEEGVSKGLPRIETDIDAAEVILMLAPETNGEVAVKAWEALSKTTGREHAHLAIPKEDEKIRFRDVVAQPRKIISSPTWSGLESEKVCYNAGYTNVHELIPWRTLTGRQQLYQDHLWMRAFGEGFCVYRPPIDTKSVKPIIDSKLNGNPQVVLNFITPHQKWGIHSTYTDNLLMLTLSRGGPIVWLSEIDAKRADIVDNDWVEAYNANGALVARAVVSQRIKEGTLFMYHAQEKIVNVPGSEITGNRGGIHNSVTRAVLKPTHMIGGYAQLSYGFNYYGTVGSNRDEFVIVRKMNKVDWLDSPAGGAQEVQK
- a CDS encoding transglutaminase-like domain-containing protein; the encoded protein is MLIRYGYDITVNCQQATPMVCLMAVHDDRAKDIRSPEVVVTNPHVQTRTYRDLFGNICRRFLAPAGDFSIWSDGTIEDDGICDPIRSEAKEIPVADLPDGCLLYLMGSRYCETDRLSQIAWDLFQNVSPGWARVQAICDFVHQHIAFGYQNARATRTALDAYQERVGVCRDYAHLAIALCRCMNIPARYVNGYLGDIGVPIVDPADFSAWIEVFLDGRWMVFDPRNNVPRIGRIVVARGRDAADIPLINSFGPHVMKSFRVWTYDITELAVEA